The region TTCGCGATCTCGCTCGCGCTGGCGATGCTGTCGTGGCGATGGATCGAAGCGCCGATACTGCGATTGAAAACGCGCTGGGAACCGGTGCGGAAACGGACCGCAGCCGACGAAACCCGCCGACGTACGCGCGACGCGCGCACCGTTTCAGACATCGTTTAAACGACGCGACCCGCGTCGGCACGCATTCCGCGCGGCCTGGTCTTACGTTTCACTTGCAAGCGGCGCGCGTGACGGCGGGGTATCATGCGGCCTCTCACTGAACGGCCGCCGCGTCCCTGCCTGCGTGTCCCGCTTGCGCGGCATTGCTTCGGCCGCCCATAACAACAAGCCCTCAGCCCGCGCGACCCCTGGTCATCGTTCGCGCGCGGCGGGCTCGCGGACCTCAACGATGTTCCATTTCAATTTCGCCGACGGCGTGCTGGGCGCCAGCCTGCAGGCGCTCGATGTGTACGCGCTGATCGGCATCGTCGTCGCGCTGCTGCTGGGCGGCATGGTCAAGGGCGTGGTCAGCATCGGCGTGCCGCTCGTCGCCATGCCGATTCTCAGCCACTTCCTGCCGATCAAGGACGCGGTGTTGCTGCTGTCGATGCCGATCATCCTCGGCAACATCCCGCAGGCGCTCGAAGGCGGCAACATGCTGCCGACCATCAAGCGCATCGGCGCGCCGCTGCTCGGCACGGTGATCGGCAACGTCGTCGGCGTGACCGTATTGATCTCGCTGGCGCCGCATCGCGCGCAGGCGGCCGCCGGTGCGTTTCTGATGATCGCCGCGCTGCTGTTGCTGGCTTCGCCGCGTCTCACGCTGTCGCCGGGGTGGGCGAAGCCCGCCGGTTTCGCGCTCGGTTTCGGCGCGGCGTTGATGGAAAGCATCGCGTCGGTGCCGGGCCCGTTGCTGGCGATGTATCTGATCGCCACCGGCGCCACCGGCAAGGCGTTCACCAAGCAGATCGCAATCATTCTGGTGGTGTCGATCGTCACGCTGGTGCTCGCGTTGAGCGGCGGCGCGCACGCCAGCTGGACCGATCTGATCATCTCGGCCTGCGCGAGCGTGCCGGTGATCATCGGCATGCTGCTGGTGCGGCCCTTGCGCGACCGCCTGCCGCCGCCGGCCTTCCGCGCGCTGGTGCTGGTGTTCGTGGTGGCCGCCGCCGCGCAGATGATCTGGAAATCGGGCGTTTTATAAGCCCGTTTCAAGCGATGACGGGACGGCGCGGGGTGCTGGGCTGCGGCTTGGCGGGTGCTTGACTGCTGCCTGACTGCCGCTTGATTGCTATTTGCCGGTCGCCCCGCTGTCGCGGCGGCAAAGTGGCGACTGACGGATAACGGCCAGGTGGTACACGCCTTGCTGCTTCGAAGGGACTTCCCCCGGACGGAGGACCGTCGTGACCCAACCGATCCAGCTTCCCAACGAGCCTGCACATCAGGCCGACGAAGACCCTGGCAGCCCGCCCACCGACATCTCCAAGCCCATCGGCGACGCCATTCCGACACCGGTCGAGCCGGGCCTCGACCAACCGTTGCCGCCGAAAACAGAAACGCCACCCGAGGACGAGGACGCCAGCAAGGGCGGCAGTCCATAAGGCGATTCCGGCCCGTTACGTGTCGACATCCCGACGTATTGACGTGTCGGCGTGTCGACGTATCAGGCCGCTTCCGGTTCGTGCACGATCTTGAGCGTGCCTTTGTGTTCGTGAATCAAGCGGTAGACCGTTTCACCCGGAACGGTCTCCTGCTCCAGCAGTTCATCGGCGATCGCGCGCAACACGGGTTCGTACGCGCGCAACAGCCCATAGCACTCCTCGTTCAATTCCTTGAGCAACGCGTTCGCATGTTCGATCGCGCCTTTCATCTGTAGTCCAGCGTACTGCGACGGCAGCGCGGCGAGACTGAACAGATCGCCGTCCCGGTTGAAGCCGAACTTCGACACCATGTCGAGGCTGATCCGCGACGCCTCCTGCAAATCCGACGCCGCCCCGCTCGACGCCTCGGAGAACGTCAGGATCTCCGCATTGCGCCCGCCGAGCAGCACCTGGATTTCGTTGCGGATCTCGGTTTCGCGATACAGATGCTTGTCCTGCGCCTTCGTGATCAGCGCAACGCCGAGCGCGCCGCCGCGCGGCAGAATCGTCACCTCTTCCAGTACGCCCGTGCCGAGCAATGCCGCGACGAGGCCATGCCCCGCCTCATGCACCGCGATACGCGTGCGCTCGTCTTCGCTCAGCGCGCGCTCCGCGCCGCTCACGTCGCCGATGCGGGCGATCTTGATCGCTTCCATGAAGTGCTTCGACGCGATCTCGGCGTCGCCGGCCTTGCGCGCGACGAGTCCCGCCTGGTTCACCACCATCGCCACCGTGGCGGGCGACAAACCCGTCGTCAAACGCGCAAGCTGGTCGTAGTCGATGTCGGCGGATTTCGCCTTCAGCTTCTCGGCGTAGAAACGGAAAATCTTCGCGCGGTCCTCGCGGTCCGGCAGACGCACCTGCACGGTCCGATCGAAACGACCCGGCCGGCGCAGCGCTTCGTCGAGATTGTCGGGGTGATTGGTGGCCGCCACGATGATCACGCCTTCGTTCGATGCGAAACCATCCATCTCGGCGAGCAGTTGATTGATGATGCGGTTGCTTTCCGCTTCCACGGGACCGCCGCCGGTATCCGTGCGTTTCGCGAGGCCGTCGGCTTCGTCGATGAAGATCACCGTCGGCGCATTCTTGCGCGCCAGTTCGAACAGATGCTTGACCTTCTGGATGCCGACGCCGTAGTACTTCGCGCTGAAATAGCTGCCGGTGATCGAGATGAAGCTCGCGCCGCATTCGCCGGCGAGCGCCTGGGCGAGACGCGTCTTGCCGACGCCGGGGCCACCCACCATCAGGATGCCGCACGGCGCGCGCACGCCCATCGAGGTGAACTGCTTCGGGTCGGACAGATAGCCGCGGATGTCGGCGAGCGCGGCCTTGGCTTCGCCGGCGCCGATCACGTCGTCGAAACGCAGCACCGGTGCCTTCTCCAGCAGCTTCGCGCCACCCCGCATTTCGCGGCGCATGAACCACACCATGCCGCCGATCAGCAACAGCGGCAGCAGCAAACTGACGACGTCGCGCACCTGATCGAACACCGGCGCCCAGCGCGCCGCGCCCGTGCGGATGTCCGCATCCGGCAGCCACACGAGCTGATAGGCGCCGGCCTGATCGGCCTTGGGCTCGCCGAGCAGCAACGCGTGCGAGAACGTCGCGTTGTGATCGGTGACGAAATACTTGGCGCCGTCGCGCCGCGACACGAGAATCGCGCTGGGGCTCACGCCGACCGCCGCCACCGCGCCGTTCTGCACGTCGCGCAACATTTGCGACGCGTCCTTCTCTTCATGCGTCCATGCGGACGGGTCCGCGCGCATCTGCTTGGCGACGCCCGTCAGCGCCGGCGCCGCCGCTTCGGTACGCTGCTGGACGTGCCACACGCCCAGCGCGAGCAGCACCACGATCAACGCCGCGCCGATCGCCATGGCGATCCGGCGTGCGCGTTTTTTCTCAAGCGAGTTTTTTCCCGGCTTCATGAGTCACTTCCAAAAACGGGCTCCGGCGAGCCCTGATACTGGTGAAAATCAGGTGGGTAGAGATGGGCGGGTATTCGATCGACCGGGCCA is a window of Paraburkholderia sp. D15 DNA encoding:
- a CDS encoding AAA family ATPase, which codes for MKPGKNSLEKKRARRIAMAIGAALIVVLLALGVWHVQQRTEAAAPALTGVAKQMRADPSAWTHEEKDASQMLRDVQNGAVAAVGVSPSAILVSRRDGAKYFVTDHNATFSHALLLGEPKADQAGAYQLVWLPDADIRTGAARWAPVFDQVRDVVSLLLPLLLIGGMVWFMRREMRGGAKLLEKAPVLRFDDVIGAGEAKAALADIRGYLSDPKQFTSMGVRAPCGILMVGGPGVGKTRLAQALAGECGASFISITGSYFSAKYYGVGIQKVKHLFELARKNAPTVIFIDEADGLAKRTDTGGGPVEAESNRIINQLLAEMDGFASNEGVIIVAATNHPDNLDEALRRPGRFDRTVQVRLPDREDRAKIFRFYAEKLKAKSADIDYDQLARLTTGLSPATVAMVVNQAGLVARKAGDAEIASKHFMEAIKIARIGDVSGAERALSEDERTRIAVHEAGHGLVAALLGTGVLEEVTILPRGGALGVALITKAQDKHLYRETEIRNEIQVLLGGRNAEILTFSEASSGAASDLQEASRISLDMVSKFGFNRDGDLFSLAALPSQYAGLQMKGAIEHANALLKELNEECYGLLRAYEPVLRAIADELLEQETVPGETVYRLIHEHKGTLKIVHEPEAA
- a CDS encoding sulfite exporter TauE/SafE family protein, with translation MFHFNFADGVLGASLQALDVYALIGIVVALLLGGMVKGVVSIGVPLVAMPILSHFLPIKDAVLLLSMPIILGNIPQALEGGNMLPTIKRIGAPLLGTVIGNVVGVTVLISLAPHRAQAAAGAFLMIAALLLLASPRLTLSPGWAKPAGFALGFGAALMESIASVPGPLLAMYLIATGATGKAFTKQIAIILVVSIVTLVLALSGGAHASWTDLIISACASVPVIIGMLLVRPLRDRLPPPAFRALVLVFVVAAAAQMIWKSGVL